The Henckelia pumila isolate YLH828 chromosome 2, ASM3356847v2, whole genome shotgun sequence genome includes a window with the following:
- the LOC140884344 gene encoding polygalacturonase At1g48100-like — protein MEHSELMNYRQVSHISVSPSPAPEAAASAPASSENSLDSVQVFSVLSYGAVGDGETDDTEAFKTAWDSACQYENSAVFLVPMHYYFMIQSAIFTGPCKSYLVFKIEGSMMPPDGPDSWPKALSRRQWLVFYRINGMSMQGGGLIDGRGEKWWDLPCKPHKGVNGSTQPGPCDSPVAIRFFWSSNLTVQGIKIKNSPQFNFRFDNCHDVYIDSLYVKAPSGSPNTDGVHVENTNNVKIHNSVISNGDDCVSIGAGSFNVDIRNITCGPSHGISIGSLGIRNSRACVSNITVTDSTIKHSDNGVRIKTWQGGFGAVSNVKFNNIHMDTVRNPIIIDQYYCDTKKCSNQTSAVYIRDISYSSIKGTYDVRSPPMHLACSDSMPCTNLSISDIELFPAQRQRFLDPFCWNAYGDIKTVTVPPVFCLLEGSPQSLPTNDVDKC, from the exons ATGGAGCACTCGGAGCTAATGAATTATCGCCAAGTTTCTCATATTTCGGTGTCACCTTCTCCTGCGCCAGAGGCTGCTGCTTCTGCACCGGCATCAAGCGAAAATTCGCTGGATTCGGTTCAAGTTTTCAGCGTGTTATCGTATGGTGCCGTGGGAGATGGTGAAACAGATGATACTGAAGCTTTTAAAACGGCTTGGGATTCCGCTTGCCAATATGAAAATTCGGCAGTTTTTCTTGTTCCTATGCACTATTACTTCATGATACAATCTGCAATCTTCACTGGCCCTTGTAAAAGTTATCTTGTTTTTAAG ATCGAAGGGAGTATGATGCCACCAGATGGACCTGATTCATGGCCTAAGGCCCTCAGCAGACGCCAATGGCTCGTTTTTTACCGAATCAACGGAATGTCGATGCAAGGAGGTGGACTCATAGATGGCAGAGGAGAAAAGTGGTGGGATCTTCCTTGCAAACCTCACAAA GGCGTAAATGGTTCGACTCAGCCCGGTCCTTGTGACAGCCCAGTT GCCATAAGGTTCTTTTGGAGCTCAAATTTGACTGTACAAGGCATTAAAATCAAGAACAGCCCACAGTTCAATTTTCGTTTCGATAACTGTCACGACGTTTACATCGATTCACTTTATGTCAAAGCTCCTTCCGGAAGTCCCAACACAGATGGGGTTCATGTAGAGAACACCAATAATGTCAAAATACACAATTCAGTCATTTCTAATG GGGATGACTGTGTTTCCATTGGAGCTGGTTCTTTTAATGTAGATATAAGGAATATAACTTGTGGTCCTAGCCATGGAATAAG TATTGGCAGCCTTGGAATCAGGAACTCGAGGGCATGTGTTTCGAACATCACGGTGACCGACTCGACGATCAAGCACTCAGACAACGGGGTCAGGATCAAGACATGGCAAGGCGGATTCGGAGCTGTTTCAAATGTTAAGTTCAACAACATTCATATGGACACTGTTCGAAACCCGATCATCATCGACCAATACTACTGTGACACGAAGAAATGCTCGAATCAAACTTCTGCAGTTTACATCAGGGACATTTCATACTCCAGCATCAAGGGAACTTATGATGTTAGAAGCCCGCCAATGCATTTAGCCTGCAGTGACTCGATGCCGTGCACCAATCTTTCGATTTCGGATATCGAACTCTTTCCTGCACAGAGACAGAGATTCTTGGATCCGTTTTGCTGGAATGCTTACGGAGATATCAAGACAGTTACAGTTCCACCAGTTTTTTGTTTGTTGGAGGGATCTCCGCAATCTTTACCTACTAATGATGTTGATAAATGCTAA